A single genomic interval of Pyrus communis chromosome 7, drPyrComm1.1, whole genome shotgun sequence harbors:
- the LOC137740906 gene encoding uncharacterized protein At4g26485-like has translation MGKKKQRRIGHYSSSQKILLVGEGDFSFSACLAKAFRSATNMVATTLKSQDTLLTEHRSCEEHLEELKKRGCLVLYEVNVYVMDRHPTLKSMKFDVIIFNFPHAGHYHRLCEKDEELIELHRHLSKAFFKSARGMLSKGGEIHVSHMVGYPYDQWKLKELAEKAGLFLKEKVWFNKSDYPGYHSKRAGGIQSNKMFRPNKKTCYTFKFSLNHTSSELSVCNPTTSIVSDGPSPPGYQGYLCPPAPPSPTPSPRLDDYEPPAAPSPPLPPSCQDDDDPPAAPTPPSRQVDEDIGCYSVLRGCLCAIFRCWPDIGRSLL, from the exons ATGggtaaaaaaaaacagagacgGATAGGACACTACTCTAGCTCGCAGAAAATACTCTTGGTTGGTGAGGGAGACTTCTCATTTTCTGCCTGTTTGGCTAAAGCATTTCGCTCTGCCACGAACATGGTTGCTACGACTCTCAAATCCCAAG ATACTTTGTTGACAGAGCATAGGAGCTGTGAGGAGCATTTGGAGGAGTTGAAAAAAAGAGGGTGCTTGGTGTTGTATGAAGTCAATGTATATGTCATGGACCGTCATCCCACACTTAAGTCCATGAAATTTGATGTTATCATATTCAACTTTCCTCATGCAGGACATTACCATCGGCTGTGCGAAAAAGACGAGGAGCTCATAGA ATTGCACAGGCATTTGTCAAAGGCCTTCTTCAAAAGCGCCCGCGGGATGCTCAGCAAAGGTGGTGAAATTCATGTTTCACACATGGTAGGCTACCCGTATGATCAATGGAAGTTGAAGGAGCTTGCTGAGAAAGCAGGCCTGTTTTTGAAAGAGAAGGTGTGGTTCAACAAGTCAGACTACCCTGGTTACCACAGTAAGAGGGCTGGCGGCATCCAGAGCAACAAAATGTTTCGTCCGAATAAAAAAACATGTTACACCTTCAAATTTTCTCTGAATCATACAAGTTCTGAACTTTCTGTTTGTAATCCCACAACCAGCATTGTAAGTGATGGCCCTTCACCACCTGGCTATCAGGGTTACCTTTGTCCTCCAGCTCCCCCAAGCCCCACACCCTCTCCCCGCCTAGACGATTATGAACCTCCGGCTGCTCCAAGCCCACCCTTACCCCCTTCCTGCCAAGACGATGATGACCCTCCAGCTGCCCCGACCCCGCCTTCACGCCAAGTTGATGAAGACATCGGCTGCTACTCAGTCCTTAGAGGCTG TTTGTGTGCAATTTTTCGCTGCTGGCCGGATATTGGACGCTCGCTGCTTTAG